The following proteins come from a genomic window of Misgurnus anguillicaudatus chromosome 10, ASM2758022v2, whole genome shotgun sequence:
- the LOC141367220 gene encoding uncharacterized protein: protein MDSTISKATQKLSSAEDMRNQTKLIMQPYANWEEYLTPAPLSIAILGELVFISSATDFSINKNPPAGGYKHIKYPESFRACLMQVCNSGWWAFNEAHTSMDQIRLHTAQVPDYMKAAVKILFQGNDEVVQAHLPDQLDNIRNIADECLTLSTNTKERFMHVIEIIQELLEACVNAEHFYGEEMEAIKKKIEESKLRKQSAEETQERTKKAVNALEKELESANDSYHKAMASLPTGWNMMAMDIVGGLTQSLTGLLIGMTFLISHPVRSACGAVTKIANTASNLRSEEPVGDLVDEITSYSKSAEILKCAETIKELMNVNKKDDDIDWKKLYDQKEKTTKSNFIANQFERINSDLGEINDCKAKSEAQMLCLKGINMCNQLAKYAPEGKCDKDINIKIVEEVLELINSARVFDSKSKDTTKSPAISSKPPMMLKTENRSECTSPSQRATDNARFAIEQNRAQKNKTMETYEKCVENLEKNQKELTEILVTMRNCELKEIDFKTTTEMLVKGMDAMGRVKEQWEKMVHFFQMVSNIVKTSLSKTLTNFVSTSEKTQALSYNAKLFSKDLLYTQAFQACNIASLVNMISGTYTDVSNKYLMDRVSSLVKLMAMDKSKPEFEHERQMLQESCDAAQKGILGLVLKNKEEFERKSIARQQQIDDELLAILPAAPPEETKRIQEAVQAGFTEEEEAAFY, encoded by the coding sequence ATGGATTCCACAATTTCAAAGGCTACTCAAAAGCTAAGTTCTGCTGAGGACATGAGGAACCAAACCAAACTTATAATGCAGCCCTATGCCAACTGGGAAGAGTATTTGACTCCAGCACCGCTATCCATAGCAATTCTGGGAGAACTGGTATTCATCTCTTCTGCAACAGATTTCTCTATCAATAAAAATCCCCCCGCAGGTGGTTACAAACACATCAAATACCCAGAATCCTTTCGAGCTTGCCTCATGCAAGTGTGTAACTCTGGATGGTGGGCATTTAATGAGGCTCATACAAGCATGGATCAAATTCGTCTCCATACTGCCCAAGTTCCAGATTACATGAAGGCAGCTGTGAAGATTCTTTTTCAAGGTAATGATGAGGTCGTTCAAGCACATCTTCCTGATCAGCTGGACAATATCCGAAACATTGCAGATGAATGTCTTACATTGTCTACCAATACTAAAGAGCGTTTCATGCATGTCATCGAAATTATCCAAGAGCTACTAGAAGCATGTGTAAATGCAGAGCACTTTTATGGGGAGGAGATGGAAGCAATCAAGAAAAAAATAGAGGAGAGCAAACTGAGGAAGCAGTCAGCAGAAGAAACCCAGGAAAGGACAAAGAAGGCAGTTAACGCCTTGGAGAAAGAACTAGAGAGCGCTAATGATAGTTACCATAAAGCTATGGCTTCTCTTCCTACTGGATGGAATATGATGGCTATGGATATAGTTGGTGGGTTAACACAGAGTTTAACAGGCCTTCTTATTGGAATGACATTTCTTATATCTCACCCAGTGAGAAGTGCGTGTGGTGCAGTAACAAAGATTGCTAATACTGCAAGCAACCTTAGAAGTGAGGAACCTGTAGGAGATCTGGTTGATGAAATAACCTCATATAGTAAGTCTGCTGAAATTTTAAAATGTGCAGAGACTATCAAAGAACTCATGAATGTGAATAAGAAGGATGATGATATTGACTGGAAAAAACTTTATGATCAGAAGGAGAAAACTACAAAGTCTAATTTCATTGCAAATCAGTTTGAAAGAATCAACAGTGATTTGGGGGAAATTAATGACTGCAAAGCAAAGTCAGAAGCCCAGATGTTATGCCTAAAGGGCATTAACATGTGCAATCAACTAGCAAAATATGCACCGGAAGGCAAATGTGACAAAGACATAAACATAAAGATAGTAGAGGAGGTCTTGGAATTAATTAACTCAGCCCGTGTTTTTGACAGCAAAAGCAAAGACACCACAAAATCTCCAGCCATCTCTTCAAAACCTCCAATGATGTTAAAAACTGAAAACAGATCAGAGTGCACAAGTCCTTCACAGAGAGCAACAGATAATGCACGATTTGCCATAGAGCAGAACCGAGCTCAGAAGAACAAGACAATGGAGACCTATGAAAAGTGTGTGGAGAACCTAGAAAAGAACCAAAAGGAGCTAACTGAAATTCTGGTCACTATGAGAAACTGTGAACTAAAGGAAATTGACTTCAAAACCACCACAGAGATGCTGGTCAAAGGTATGGATGCCATGGGAAGAGTGAAGGAACAATGGGAGAAGATGGTTCACTTTTTTCAGATGGTTTCCAACATTGTCAAAACTAGCCTTAGCAAAACTTTAACAAACTTTGTTTCAACATCTGAGAAAACCCAAGCCCTCTCCTACAATGCAAAGCTCTTTTCAAAAGATTTGCTCTACACTCAAGCGTTCCAAGCCTGTAACATTGCAAGTCTTGTCAATATGATCTCTGGAACATACACAGATGTGTCCAACAAGTACCTGATGGACCGTGTGAGTTCACTTGTAAAATTGATGGCCATGGATAAAAGTAAGCCAGAATTTGAGCATGAACGACAGATGTTACAGGAGTCTTGTGATGCAGCCCAAAAAGGCATCTTAGGGCTTGTCTTGAAGAATAAAGAGGAGTTTGAAAGGAAGAGCATTGCAAGACAACAACAGATTGATGACGAGTTGCTGGCCATTCTTCCCGCTGCTCCTCCAGAGGAAACCAAAAGAATTCAAGAGGCTGTTCAGGCTGGATTCACTGAGGAAGAAGAAGCAGCATTTTACTGA